The Malus domestica chromosome 13, GDT2T_hap1 genome includes a window with the following:
- the LOC103418346 gene encoding coatomer subunit beta-1 isoform X1: MEKSCSLLVHFDKGTPAIANEIKESLEGNDVDAKIDAMKKAIMLLLNGETLPQLFITIVRYVLPSEDHTVQKLLLLYLEIIDKTDQKGRVLPEMILICQNLRNNLQHPNEYIRGVTLRFLCRLNEAEIVEPLIPSVLQNLEHRHPYIRRNAILAVMSIYKLPNGEQLLVDAPEMIEKILSTEQDQSAKRNAFLMLFTCAQERAVNYLLTNVDRVSEWGELLQMIVLELIRKVCRTNRGEKGRYIKIIISLLNAPSTAVVYECAGTLVSLSYAPTAIRAAANTYCQLLLSQSDNNVKLIVLDRLTELKSSHREVVADMFMDVLRALSSPNLDIRRKTLDIVLDLVAHKSINEVVLTLKKEVVKTQNGELEKNGEYRQMLIQAIHSCAIKFPEVASTVVHLLMDFLGDSNVASAVDVVIFVQEIIETNPKLRVSIITRLLDTFYQIRASRVCSCALWIIGEYCLSLSEVESGIATIKQCLGELPFFSVSEEESNDSSKKFPQLNSMTVSSKRPAILADGTYATQSAASETVFSHPTVVQGSLASGNLRSLLLSGDFFLGAVVACTLTKLVLRLEEVQPSKVEVNKTSSQALLIVVSMLQLGHSPVLPHPIDSDSYDRIVLCIRLLCNTGDEIRKIWLKSCRQSFVDMLSEKQLRETEEIKAKSLISHAQPDDLIDFYHLKSRKGMSQLELEDEVQDDLKRATGEFVKDGDDANKLNRIIQLTGFSDPVYAEAYVTVHHYDIVLDVTVINRTKETLQNLCLELATMGDLKLVERPQNYTLAPESSKQIKANIKVSSTETGVIFGNIVYETSNVHERTVVVLNDIHIDIMDYISPAVCSDGAFRTMWAEFEWENKVAVNTIIQDEKEFLDHIMKSTNMKCLTAPSALDGECGFLAANLYAKSLFGEDALVNVSIEKQTDGKLSGYIRIRSKTQGIALSLGDKITLKQKGGS, encoded by the exons ATGGAGAAATCTTGTAGTCTGCTTGTTCACTTTGATAAAGGGACACCTGCAATTGCTAATGAAATCAAGGAATCTCTCGAGGGCAATGACGTGGATGCAAAGATTGATGCAATGAAAAAGGCAATCATGCTTTTGTTGAATGGTGAAACGTTACCTCAACTTTTTATTACAATTGTCAGATATGTTTTGCCTTCTGAAGACCACACCGTCCAAAAGTTGTTGCTTCTATATTTGGAAATAATTGACAAAACTGATCAAAAGGGTAGGGTCTTGCCTGAAATGATTTTAATATGCCAAAATTTGAGGAACAACCTACAGCACCCCAATGAGTATATTCGTGGTGTAACTTTGAGGTTTCTTTGCCGATTGAATGAGGCTGAAATAGTTGAGCCCTTAATCCCTTCTGTTTTGCAAAATTTGGAGCATCGGCATCCTTATATTAGAAGAAATGCTATATTAGCTGTGATGTCTATATATAAGCTACCAAATGGGGAGCAACTCTTGGTTGATGCACCTGAAATGATTGAGAAGATTCTTTCTACAGAGCAGGATCAATCTGCTAAGAGGAATGCATTTCTCATGCTCTTTACTTGTGCCCAGGAACGTGCAGTTAATTACCTTTTGACCAATGTTGATAGGGTGTCTGAATGGGGTGAATTGTTGCAGATGATTGTGTTAGAGCTGATACGAAAAGTGTGTAGAACAAACCGTGGAGAGAAGGGGAGGTACATTAAGATCATTATATCTTTGCTGAATGCGCCTTCAACTGCGGTTGTATATGAATGTGCTGGGACACTTGTTTCCTTGTCGTATGCTCCTACTGCTATTAGAGCTGCTGCCAATACCTACTGTCAGCTGCTTCTTTCTCAGAGTGACAACAATGTGAAGCTTATTGTTCTTGATCGACTGACCGAGCTAAAGTCTTCTCATAGGGAAGTTGTGGCTGATATGTTCATGGACGTGCTTAGGGCACTTTCTAGTCCAAATCTTGACATCAGGAGGAAGACCCTAGACATTGTTCTTGACTTGGTTGCTCACAAGAGCATCAATGAGGTTGTTCTTACTTTGAAAAAGGAAGTGGTTAAGACTCAGAATGGCGAGCTAGAAAAGAATGGTGAATACAGGCAGATGCTTATTCAAGCCATTCATTCTTGTGCAATAAAGTTCCCAGAAGTTGCGAGCACAGTGGTACATCTGTTGATGGATTTCTTGGGAGACAGCAATGTTGCTTCCGCTGTTGATGTGGTTATTTTTGTCCAAGAGATAATAGAAACCAACCCTAAATTGAGGGTATCTATAATAACAAGGCTTTTGGACACTTTCTACCAAATCCGAGCATCACGGGTTTGTTCTTGTGCCCTTTGGATTATTGGAGAATATTGTCTGTCACTTTCTGAAGTTGAGAGTGGAATTGCAACAATTAAACAGTGCCTTGGAGAATTGCCCTTTTTCTCAGTTTCAGAAGAAGAAAGTAATGATTCTTCAAAAAAGTTTCCACAACTGAACTCCATGACCGTGTCTTCTAAAAGACCAGCTATTCTTGCTGATGGAACTTATGCCACTCAGAGTGCTGCATCTGAAACTGTTTTCTCCCATCCTACCGTTGTTCAAGGATCCTTAGCATCTGGGAACTTGAGATCCCTGCTTCTCAGTGGTGACTTCTTCCTTGGAGCAGTTGTTGCATGCACTCTGACCAAGCTTGTCCTGAGATTGGAAGAGGTCCAACCATCAAAAGTTGAAGTGAATAAAACATCTTCACAAGCACTGTTGATAGTTGTCTCCATGCTGCAATTAGGACACTCTCCAGTTCTTCCACATCCAATTGACAGTGATTCTTATGATAGGATTGTCCTTTGCATAAGGTTGCTATGCAACACTGGTGATGAGATCAGAAAAATATGGCTGAAATCTTGCCGTCAAAGTTTTGTTGACATGCTTTCAGAAAAACAATTAAGGGAGACAGAAGAGATAAAAGCAAAGTCTCTGATTTCTCATGCACAACCAGACGACCTTATTGACTTTTACCATTTAAAGAGCAGGAAG GGTATGAGCCAACTGGAACTGGAAGATGAGGTTCAAGATGATTTAAAACGTGCTACAGGAGAGTTTGTCAAAGACGGGGATGATGCAAACAAGCTTAATCGAATCATCCAACTCACTGGATTTAGCGACCCAGTGTATGCCGAAGCATATGTGACTGttcatcattatgatattgtccTTGATGTCACCGTTATCAATCGAACCAAGGAGACCTTACAGAACTTGTGCTTGGAGTTGGCAACCATGGGTGATCTTAAGCTTGTTGAGCGGCCACAGAATTATACTCTAGCTCCTGAATCTAGTAAGCAAATAAAGGCTAATATCAAGGTGTCGTCAACTGAGACTGGAGTCATATTTGGAAACATTGTTTATGAGACCTCGAATGTGCATGAGCGTACAGTTGTTGTCCTCAATGATATTCATATTGACATTATGGACTACATCTCTCCTGCTGTTTGTAGTGATGGAGCTTTCAGGACCATGTGGGCAGAGTTTGAATGGGAGAACAAG GTGGCTGTCAACACTATAATTCAAGATGAGAAGGAATTTCTTGACCATATTATGAAATCAACTAACATGAAGTGCCTCACTGCACC ATCGGCACTGGATGGTGAGTGCGGATTCCTGGCAGCCAACTTGTATGCAAAGAGTTTGTTTGGGGAGGATGCCTTGGTGAATGTGAGCATTGAAAAGCAAACAGATGGAAAGCTTAGCGGCTATATCCGGATAAGGAGCAAGACCCAAGGAATTGCTCTCAGTTTGGGAGATAAGATTACACTCAAGCAGAAGGGAGGCAGTTAA
- the LOC103418346 gene encoding coatomer subunit beta-1 isoform X2, with amino-acid sequence MEKSCSLLVHFDKGTPAIANEIKESLEGNDVDAKIDAMKKAIMLLLNGETLPQLFITIVRYVLPSEDHTVQKLLLLYLEIIDKTDQKGRVLPEMILICQNLRNNLQHPNEYIRGVTLRFLCRLNEAEIVEPLIPSVLQNLEHRHPYIRRNAILAVMSIYKLPNGEQLLVDAPEMIEKILSTEQDQSAKRNAFLMLFTCAQERAVNYLLTNVDRVSEWGELLQMIVLELIRKVCRTNRGEKGRYIKIIISLLNAPSTAVVYECAGTLVSLSYAPTAIRAAANTYCQLLLSQSDNNVKLIVLDRLTELKSSHREVVADMFMDVLRALSSPNLDIRRKTLDIVLDLVAHKSINEVVLTLKKEVVKTQNGELEKNGEYRQMLIQAIHSCAIKFPEVASTVVHLLMDFLGDSNVASAVDVVIFVQEIIETNPKLRVSIITRLLDTFYQIRASRVCSCALWIIGEYCLSLSEVESGIATIKQCLGELPFFSVSEEESNDSSKKFPQLNSMTVSSKRPAILADGTYATQSAASETVFSHPTVVQGSLASGNLRSLLLSGDFFLGAVVACTLTKLVLRLEEVQPSKVEVNKTSSQALLIVVSMLQLGHSPVLPHPIDSDSYDRIVLCIRLLCNTGDEIRKIWLKSCRQSFVDMLSEKQLRETEEIKAKSLISHAQPDDLIDFYHLKSRKGMSQLELEDEVQDDLKRATGEFVKDGDDANKLNRIIQLTGFSDPVYAEAYVTVHHYDIVLDVTVINRTKETLQNLCLELATMGDLKLVERPQNYTLAPESSKQIKANIKVSSTETGVIFGNIVYETSNVHERTVVVLNDIHIDIMDYISPAVCSDGAFRTMWAEFEWENKIGTGW; translated from the exons ATGGAGAAATCTTGTAGTCTGCTTGTTCACTTTGATAAAGGGACACCTGCAATTGCTAATGAAATCAAGGAATCTCTCGAGGGCAATGACGTGGATGCAAAGATTGATGCAATGAAAAAGGCAATCATGCTTTTGTTGAATGGTGAAACGTTACCTCAACTTTTTATTACAATTGTCAGATATGTTTTGCCTTCTGAAGACCACACCGTCCAAAAGTTGTTGCTTCTATATTTGGAAATAATTGACAAAACTGATCAAAAGGGTAGGGTCTTGCCTGAAATGATTTTAATATGCCAAAATTTGAGGAACAACCTACAGCACCCCAATGAGTATATTCGTGGTGTAACTTTGAGGTTTCTTTGCCGATTGAATGAGGCTGAAATAGTTGAGCCCTTAATCCCTTCTGTTTTGCAAAATTTGGAGCATCGGCATCCTTATATTAGAAGAAATGCTATATTAGCTGTGATGTCTATATATAAGCTACCAAATGGGGAGCAACTCTTGGTTGATGCACCTGAAATGATTGAGAAGATTCTTTCTACAGAGCAGGATCAATCTGCTAAGAGGAATGCATTTCTCATGCTCTTTACTTGTGCCCAGGAACGTGCAGTTAATTACCTTTTGACCAATGTTGATAGGGTGTCTGAATGGGGTGAATTGTTGCAGATGATTGTGTTAGAGCTGATACGAAAAGTGTGTAGAACAAACCGTGGAGAGAAGGGGAGGTACATTAAGATCATTATATCTTTGCTGAATGCGCCTTCAACTGCGGTTGTATATGAATGTGCTGGGACACTTGTTTCCTTGTCGTATGCTCCTACTGCTATTAGAGCTGCTGCCAATACCTACTGTCAGCTGCTTCTTTCTCAGAGTGACAACAATGTGAAGCTTATTGTTCTTGATCGACTGACCGAGCTAAAGTCTTCTCATAGGGAAGTTGTGGCTGATATGTTCATGGACGTGCTTAGGGCACTTTCTAGTCCAAATCTTGACATCAGGAGGAAGACCCTAGACATTGTTCTTGACTTGGTTGCTCACAAGAGCATCAATGAGGTTGTTCTTACTTTGAAAAAGGAAGTGGTTAAGACTCAGAATGGCGAGCTAGAAAAGAATGGTGAATACAGGCAGATGCTTATTCAAGCCATTCATTCTTGTGCAATAAAGTTCCCAGAAGTTGCGAGCACAGTGGTACATCTGTTGATGGATTTCTTGGGAGACAGCAATGTTGCTTCCGCTGTTGATGTGGTTATTTTTGTCCAAGAGATAATAGAAACCAACCCTAAATTGAGGGTATCTATAATAACAAGGCTTTTGGACACTTTCTACCAAATCCGAGCATCACGGGTTTGTTCTTGTGCCCTTTGGATTATTGGAGAATATTGTCTGTCACTTTCTGAAGTTGAGAGTGGAATTGCAACAATTAAACAGTGCCTTGGAGAATTGCCCTTTTTCTCAGTTTCAGAAGAAGAAAGTAATGATTCTTCAAAAAAGTTTCCACAACTGAACTCCATGACCGTGTCTTCTAAAAGACCAGCTATTCTTGCTGATGGAACTTATGCCACTCAGAGTGCTGCATCTGAAACTGTTTTCTCCCATCCTACCGTTGTTCAAGGATCCTTAGCATCTGGGAACTTGAGATCCCTGCTTCTCAGTGGTGACTTCTTCCTTGGAGCAGTTGTTGCATGCACTCTGACCAAGCTTGTCCTGAGATTGGAAGAGGTCCAACCATCAAAAGTTGAAGTGAATAAAACATCTTCACAAGCACTGTTGATAGTTGTCTCCATGCTGCAATTAGGACACTCTCCAGTTCTTCCACATCCAATTGACAGTGATTCTTATGATAGGATTGTCCTTTGCATAAGGTTGCTATGCAACACTGGTGATGAGATCAGAAAAATATGGCTGAAATCTTGCCGTCAAAGTTTTGTTGACATGCTTTCAGAAAAACAATTAAGGGAGACAGAAGAGATAAAAGCAAAGTCTCTGATTTCTCATGCACAACCAGACGACCTTATTGACTTTTACCATTTAAAGAGCAGGAAG GGTATGAGCCAACTGGAACTGGAAGATGAGGTTCAAGATGATTTAAAACGTGCTACAGGAGAGTTTGTCAAAGACGGGGATGATGCAAACAAGCTTAATCGAATCATCCAACTCACTGGATTTAGCGACCCAGTGTATGCCGAAGCATATGTGACTGttcatcattatgatattgtccTTGATGTCACCGTTATCAATCGAACCAAGGAGACCTTACAGAACTTGTGCTTGGAGTTGGCAACCATGGGTGATCTTAAGCTTGTTGAGCGGCCACAGAATTATACTCTAGCTCCTGAATCTAGTAAGCAAATAAAGGCTAATATCAAGGTGTCGTCAACTGAGACTGGAGTCATATTTGGAAACATTGTTTATGAGACCTCGAATGTGCATGAGCGTACAGTTGTTGTCCTCAATGATATTCATATTGACATTATGGACTACATCTCTCCTGCTGTTTGTAGTGATGGAGCTTTCAGGACCATGTGGGCAGAGTTTGAATGGGAGAACAAG ATCGGCACTGGATGGTGA